A window of Acetonema longum DSM 6540 contains these coding sequences:
- a CDS encoding 4'-phosphopantetheinyl transferase family protein, with amino-acid sequence MLAIDSISSPFGDGFGFAVKTACDYDEAALYPEEMALLSAKAVKKRRIEFCIGRIAAHSALRDINIDAAAVLKGPQHEPVWPGGVAGAISHSDGLALAAVAPKERAAGIGIDIEIIDANVSRDIVKEVCTPGETAWVKQRDNREIERLFMVFSAKESIFKAFFPIEHIFLDYQDAELVWQENTGNFGGKLLARAGTGYEAGYPFEVGCRKIGRYIFTFMSLPPVREPAP; translated from the coding sequence GTGTTGGCAATTGACAGTATCAGTTCACCATTCGGAGACGGTTTTGGCTTTGCCGTAAAAACAGCGTGTGATTATGACGAGGCGGCGCTATATCCGGAAGAAATGGCACTGCTTAGCGCCAAAGCCGTAAAAAAGCGCAGAATCGAATTTTGCATCGGCAGGATTGCCGCCCATAGTGCATTGCGTGACATCAACATAGATGCTGCGGCCGTCCTTAAAGGACCGCAGCATGAACCTGTGTGGCCAGGCGGCGTAGCGGGGGCGATCAGTCATTCGGACGGTTTAGCGCTGGCAGCAGTGGCGCCGAAGGAAAGAGCAGCCGGGATAGGTATAGATATTGAAATCATCGACGCGAACGTGTCGCGGGACATCGTAAAGGAGGTGTGCACACCAGGGGAGACTGCCTGGGTAAAGCAACGGGATAACCGGGAGATTGAGCGGTTGTTTATGGTTTTTTCGGCCAAGGAGAGTATTTTTAAAGCGTTCTTTCCGATCGAACATATATTTCTTGATTATCAGGATGCCGAACTGGTTTGGCAGGAAAACACCGGTAATTTTGGGGGCAAGCTGCTGGCAAGAGCCGGGACAGGCTATGAGGCAGGATATCCGTTTGAAGTTGGGTGCAGAAAGATAGGCAGGTATATATTTACGTTTA